A region from the Brassica napus cultivar Da-Ae chromosome C8, Da-Ae, whole genome shotgun sequence genome encodes:
- the LOC106413460 gene encoding disease resistance protein RML1B-like isoform X4, protein MFDDQEIERSATIAPSLTKAIKESRISIVILSKKYASSGWCLDELAEILECRRAMGQIVMTIFYGVEPSHVRKQIGDFGKAFNETCARKEPTEEQRQKWINALNDVGNIEGEDFLRWDNEAKMIKKIAKDVIDKLNATPSKDFDGMEGLDAHLTEMESLLDLDDDGVKMVAISGPAGIGKMTIARALHSLIRDRFQLTCFVDNRKRNYQPGLDDYGLKLRLQEQLLSNILNQNGMTVCHLGVVKERLGDKRVLIILDDVDNIRQLEALANETTWFGSGSRIVVTTENKELLQQHGINNTYHVGFPSDVEAIDILRKYAFRKRYPHDDFEVIAERITELCGKLPLALRVVGSSLRGKNVEEWEEVMQRLETVLDRDIEDVLRVGYESLDENDQSLFLHIAVFFNYKDGDLVKAISADCDHLEVKRGLQILANRSLIDLSTNGKRIVVHNLLQQMARQAIHKQEPGKRQVLVNADEICGVLENETGTGVVSGISFDISRINEVSIGKKAFKKMPNLRFLSVYKSRADGNDSG, encoded by the exons ATGTTTGACGATCAAGAGATTGAGAGAAGCGCAACAATAGCCCCTTCACTCACCAAAGCTATAAAAGAATCGAGGATCTCGATTGTGATTCTCTCCAAGAAATATGCTTCTTCAGGCTGGTGCTTGGATGAGTTGGCGGAGATATTGGAGTGTAGGAGAGCTATGGGACAGATAGTGATGACTATCTTCTATGGAGTGGAGCCATCCCATGTACGGAAACAGATTGGAGACTTCGGGAAAGCCTTCAATGAAACTTGTGCACGTAAGGAACCTACGGAAGAGCAAAGGCAGAAATGGATCAACGCTTTGAACGATGTGGGCAACATTGAGGGTGAAGACTTCCTAAGATG GGACAACGAAGCAAAAATGATCAAGAAAATTGCAAAAGATGTTATAGATAAACTAAATGCTACACCATCAAAGGATTTTGATGGTATGGAGGGACTTGACGCTCATTTGACAGAAATGGAGTCTTTGCTAGATTTAGATGATGATGGAGTTAAGATGGTCGCAATCTCTGGTCCAGCAGGCATTGGTAAGATGACCATTGCTAGAGCTTTACACAGCCTAATCCGTGATAGGTTTCAGCTTACTTGTTTTGTGGACAACCGTAAGCGAAACTACCAACCTGGTCTTGATGATTATGGTCTGAAGTTGCGTTTACAAGAACAGCTTCTTTCTAATATTCTGAACCAAAACGGTATGACTGTATGCCATCTTGGTGTGGTAAAAGAAAGGCTGGGTGACAAGAGAGTACTTATCATTCTTGATGATGTGGACAACATAAGACAGTTGGAGGCGTTGGCTAATGAAACTACGTGGTTTGGTTCTGGAAGTAGGATTGTAGTTACCACAGAAAACAAAGAGCTTCTACAGCAACATGGCATCAATAATACGTACCATGTGGGGTTTCCATCTGATGTTGAAGCTATCGATATCTTGCGTAAATACGCTTTTCGAAAACGTTATCCACATGATGATTTTGAAGTGATTGCTGAAAGGATAACGGAGCTTTGTGGTAAGCTTCCATTAGCTCTACGTGTGGTGGGTTCATCTTTGCGAGGGAAGAACGTAGAAGAGTGGGAAGAAGTAATGCAGAGGCTAGAGACTGTTCTTGATCGAGATATCGAGGACGTCCTAAGAGTCGGCTATGAAAGCTTAGACGAGAATGATCAATCTCTATTTCTCCACATTGCAGTCTTCTTCAACTATAAAGATGGTGATCTCGTGAAAGCCATCTCCGCTGATTGTGATCATTTGGAGGTTAAACGTGGGTTGCAGATTCTAGCCAATAGATCTCTCATAGATCTATCTACAAACGGGAAAAGAATAGTGGTGCACAATTTACTACAGCAAATGGCTAGACAAGCCATTCATAAACAAGAGCCTGGGAAACGCCAAGTACTGGTGAACGCTGATGAGATTTGTGGTGTCCTCGAAAATGAAACA GGTACTGGAGTTGTGTCCGGCATATCATTTGATATTTCAAGAATCAATGAAGTGTCGATAGGCAAgaaagcttttaaaaaaatgcCTAATCTTCGATTCCTCAGCGTTTACAAAAGCAGAGCTGATGGGAATGATAGCGGTTGA
- the LOC106413460 gene encoding disease resistance protein RML1B-like isoform X1: protein MASSSRSRNYSYNVFASFHGPDVRKTLLSHIREQFNRNGITMFDDQEIERSATIAPSLTKAIKESRISIVILSKKYASSGWCLDELAEILECRRAMGQIVMTIFYGVEPSHVRKQIGDFGKAFNETCARKEPTEEQRQKWINALNDVGNIEGEDFLRWDNEAKMIKKIAKDVIDKLNATPSKDFDGMEGLDAHLTEMESLLDLDDDGVKMVAISGPAGIGKMTIARALHSLIRDRFQLTCFVDNRKRNYQPGLDDYGLKLRLQEQLLSNILNQNGMTVCHLGVVKERLGDKRVLIILDDVDNIRQLEALANETTWFGSGSRIVVTTENKELLQQHGINNTYHVGFPSDVEAIDILRKYAFRKRYPHDDFEVIAERITELCGKLPLALRVVGSSLRGKNVEEWEEVMQRLETVLDRDIEDVLRVGYESLDENDQSLFLHIAVFFNYKDGDLVKAISADCDHLEVKRGLQILANRSLIDLSTNGKRIVVHNLLQQMARQAIHKQEPGKRQVLVNADEICGVLENETGTGVVSGISFDISRINEVSIGKKAFKKMPNLRFLSVYKSRADGNDSG, encoded by the exons atggcttcttcttctagGTCTCGTAACTACAGCTACAATGTCTTCGCGAGCTTCCACGGGCCTGATGTCCGTAAAACACTTCTCAGTCACATACGCGAACAGTTCAACCGCAACGGAATCACTATGTTTGACGATCAAGAGATTGAGAGAAGCGCAACAATAGCCCCTTCACTCACCAAAGCTATAAAAGAATCGAGGATCTCGATTGTGATTCTCTCCAAGAAATATGCTTCTTCAGGCTGGTGCTTGGATGAGTTGGCGGAGATATTGGAGTGTAGGAGAGCTATGGGACAGATAGTGATGACTATCTTCTATGGAGTGGAGCCATCCCATGTACGGAAACAGATTGGAGACTTCGGGAAAGCCTTCAATGAAACTTGTGCACGTAAGGAACCTACGGAAGAGCAAAGGCAGAAATGGATCAACGCTTTGAACGATGTGGGCAACATTGAGGGTGAAGACTTCCTAAGATG GGACAACGAAGCAAAAATGATCAAGAAAATTGCAAAAGATGTTATAGATAAACTAAATGCTACACCATCAAAGGATTTTGATGGTATGGAGGGACTTGACGCTCATTTGACAGAAATGGAGTCTTTGCTAGATTTAGATGATGATGGAGTTAAGATGGTCGCAATCTCTGGTCCAGCAGGCATTGGTAAGATGACCATTGCTAGAGCTTTACACAGCCTAATCCGTGATAGGTTTCAGCTTACTTGTTTTGTGGACAACCGTAAGCGAAACTACCAACCTGGTCTTGATGATTATGGTCTGAAGTTGCGTTTACAAGAACAGCTTCTTTCTAATATTCTGAACCAAAACGGTATGACTGTATGCCATCTTGGTGTGGTAAAAGAAAGGCTGGGTGACAAGAGAGTACTTATCATTCTTGATGATGTGGACAACATAAGACAGTTGGAGGCGTTGGCTAATGAAACTACGTGGTTTGGTTCTGGAAGTAGGATTGTAGTTACCACAGAAAACAAAGAGCTTCTACAGCAACATGGCATCAATAATACGTACCATGTGGGGTTTCCATCTGATGTTGAAGCTATCGATATCTTGCGTAAATACGCTTTTCGAAAACGTTATCCACATGATGATTTTGAAGTGATTGCTGAAAGGATAACGGAGCTTTGTGGTAAGCTTCCATTAGCTCTACGTGTGGTGGGTTCATCTTTGCGAGGGAAGAACGTAGAAGAGTGGGAAGAAGTAATGCAGAGGCTAGAGACTGTTCTTGATCGAGATATCGAGGACGTCCTAAGAGTCGGCTATGAAAGCTTAGACGAGAATGATCAATCTCTATTTCTCCACATTGCAGTCTTCTTCAACTATAAAGATGGTGATCTCGTGAAAGCCATCTCCGCTGATTGTGATCATTTGGAGGTTAAACGTGGGTTGCAGATTCTAGCCAATAGATCTCTCATAGATCTATCTACAAACGGGAAAAGAATAGTGGTGCACAATTTACTACAGCAAATGGCTAGACAAGCCATTCATAAACAAGAGCCTGGGAAACGCCAAGTACTGGTGAACGCTGATGAGATTTGTGGTGTCCTCGAAAATGAAACA GGTACTGGAGTTGTGTCCGGCATATCATTTGATATTTCAAGAATCAATGAAGTGTCGATAGGCAAgaaagcttttaaaaaaatgcCTAATCTTCGATTCCTCAGCGTTTACAAAAGCAGAGCTGATGGGAATGATAGCGGTTGA
- the LOC106413460 gene encoding disease resistance protein RML1B-like isoform X2, producing MASSSRSRNYSYNVFASFHGPDVRKTLLSHIREQFNRNGITMFDDQEIERSATIAPSLTKAIKESRISIVILSKKYASSGWCLDELAEILECRRAMGQIVMTIFYGVEPSHVRKQIGDFGKAFNETCARKEPTEEQRQKWINALNDVGNIEGEDFLRWDNEAKMIKKIAKDVIDKLNATPSKDFDGMEGLDAHLTEMESLLDLDDDGVKMVAISGPAGIGKMTIARALHSLIRDRFQLTCFVDNRKRNYQPGLDDYGLKLRLQEQLLSNILNQNGMTVCHLGVVKERLGDKRVLIILDDVDNIRQLEALANETTWFGSGSRIVVTTENKELLQQHGINNTYHVGFPSDVEAIDILRKYAFRKRYPHDDFEVIAERITELCGKLPLALRVVGSSLRGKNVEEWEEVMQRLETVLDRDIEDVLRVGYESLDENDQSLFLHIAVFFNYKDGDLVKAISADCDHLEVKRGLQILANRSLIDLSTNGKRIVVHNLLQQMARQAIHKQEPGKRQVLVNADEICGVLENETVIKVLELCPAYHLIFQESMKCR from the exons atggcttcttcttctagGTCTCGTAACTACAGCTACAATGTCTTCGCGAGCTTCCACGGGCCTGATGTCCGTAAAACACTTCTCAGTCACATACGCGAACAGTTCAACCGCAACGGAATCACTATGTTTGACGATCAAGAGATTGAGAGAAGCGCAACAATAGCCCCTTCACTCACCAAAGCTATAAAAGAATCGAGGATCTCGATTGTGATTCTCTCCAAGAAATATGCTTCTTCAGGCTGGTGCTTGGATGAGTTGGCGGAGATATTGGAGTGTAGGAGAGCTATGGGACAGATAGTGATGACTATCTTCTATGGAGTGGAGCCATCCCATGTACGGAAACAGATTGGAGACTTCGGGAAAGCCTTCAATGAAACTTGTGCACGTAAGGAACCTACGGAAGAGCAAAGGCAGAAATGGATCAACGCTTTGAACGATGTGGGCAACATTGAGGGTGAAGACTTCCTAAGATG GGACAACGAAGCAAAAATGATCAAGAAAATTGCAAAAGATGTTATAGATAAACTAAATGCTACACCATCAAAGGATTTTGATGGTATGGAGGGACTTGACGCTCATTTGACAGAAATGGAGTCTTTGCTAGATTTAGATGATGATGGAGTTAAGATGGTCGCAATCTCTGGTCCAGCAGGCATTGGTAAGATGACCATTGCTAGAGCTTTACACAGCCTAATCCGTGATAGGTTTCAGCTTACTTGTTTTGTGGACAACCGTAAGCGAAACTACCAACCTGGTCTTGATGATTATGGTCTGAAGTTGCGTTTACAAGAACAGCTTCTTTCTAATATTCTGAACCAAAACGGTATGACTGTATGCCATCTTGGTGTGGTAAAAGAAAGGCTGGGTGACAAGAGAGTACTTATCATTCTTGATGATGTGGACAACATAAGACAGTTGGAGGCGTTGGCTAATGAAACTACGTGGTTTGGTTCTGGAAGTAGGATTGTAGTTACCACAGAAAACAAAGAGCTTCTACAGCAACATGGCATCAATAATACGTACCATGTGGGGTTTCCATCTGATGTTGAAGCTATCGATATCTTGCGTAAATACGCTTTTCGAAAACGTTATCCACATGATGATTTTGAAGTGATTGCTGAAAGGATAACGGAGCTTTGTGGTAAGCTTCCATTAGCTCTACGTGTGGTGGGTTCATCTTTGCGAGGGAAGAACGTAGAAGAGTGGGAAGAAGTAATGCAGAGGCTAGAGACTGTTCTTGATCGAGATATCGAGGACGTCCTAAGAGTCGGCTATGAAAGCTTAGACGAGAATGATCAATCTCTATTTCTCCACATTGCAGTCTTCTTCAACTATAAAGATGGTGATCTCGTGAAAGCCATCTCCGCTGATTGTGATCATTTGGAGGTTAAACGTGGGTTGCAGATTCTAGCCAATAGATCTCTCATAGATCTATCTACAAACGGGAAAAGAATAGTGGTGCACAATTTACTACAGCAAATGGCTAGACAAGCCATTCATAAACAAGAGCCTGGGAAACGCCAAGTACTGGTGAACGCTGATGAGATTTGTGGTGTCCTCGAAAATGAAACAGTAATTAA GGTACTGGAGTTGTGTCCGGCATATCATTTGATATTTCAAGAATCAATGAAGTGTCGATAG
- the LOC106413460 gene encoding disease resistance protein RML1B-like isoform X3 — MFDDQEIERSATIAPSLTKAIKESRISIVILSKKYASSGWCLDELAEILECRRAMGQIVMTIFYGVEPSHVRKQIGDFGKAFNETCARKEPTEEQRQKWINALNDVGNIEGEDFLRWDNEAKMIKKIAKDVIDKLNATPSKDFDGMEGLDAHLTEMESLLDLDDDGVKMVAISGPAGIGKMTIARALHSLIRDRFQLTCFVDNRKRNYQPGLDDYGLKLRLQEQLLSNILNQNGMTVCHLGVVKERLGDKRVLIILDDVDNIRQLEALANETTWFGSGSRIVVTTENKELLQQHGINNTYHVGFPSDVEAIDILRKYAFRKRYPHDDFEVIAERITELCGKLPLALRVVGSSLRGKNVEEWEEVMQRLETVLDRDIEDVLRVGYESLDENDQSLFLHIAVFFNYKDGDLVKAISADCDHLEVKRGLQILANRSLIDLSTNGKRIVVHNLLQQMARQAIHKQEPGKRQVLVNADEICGVLENETVIKVLELCPAYHLIFQESMKCR; from the exons ATGTTTGACGATCAAGAGATTGAGAGAAGCGCAACAATAGCCCCTTCACTCACCAAAGCTATAAAAGAATCGAGGATCTCGATTGTGATTCTCTCCAAGAAATATGCTTCTTCAGGCTGGTGCTTGGATGAGTTGGCGGAGATATTGGAGTGTAGGAGAGCTATGGGACAGATAGTGATGACTATCTTCTATGGAGTGGAGCCATCCCATGTACGGAAACAGATTGGAGACTTCGGGAAAGCCTTCAATGAAACTTGTGCACGTAAGGAACCTACGGAAGAGCAAAGGCAGAAATGGATCAACGCTTTGAACGATGTGGGCAACATTGAGGGTGAAGACTTCCTAAGATG GGACAACGAAGCAAAAATGATCAAGAAAATTGCAAAAGATGTTATAGATAAACTAAATGCTACACCATCAAAGGATTTTGATGGTATGGAGGGACTTGACGCTCATTTGACAGAAATGGAGTCTTTGCTAGATTTAGATGATGATGGAGTTAAGATGGTCGCAATCTCTGGTCCAGCAGGCATTGGTAAGATGACCATTGCTAGAGCTTTACACAGCCTAATCCGTGATAGGTTTCAGCTTACTTGTTTTGTGGACAACCGTAAGCGAAACTACCAACCTGGTCTTGATGATTATGGTCTGAAGTTGCGTTTACAAGAACAGCTTCTTTCTAATATTCTGAACCAAAACGGTATGACTGTATGCCATCTTGGTGTGGTAAAAGAAAGGCTGGGTGACAAGAGAGTACTTATCATTCTTGATGATGTGGACAACATAAGACAGTTGGAGGCGTTGGCTAATGAAACTACGTGGTTTGGTTCTGGAAGTAGGATTGTAGTTACCACAGAAAACAAAGAGCTTCTACAGCAACATGGCATCAATAATACGTACCATGTGGGGTTTCCATCTGATGTTGAAGCTATCGATATCTTGCGTAAATACGCTTTTCGAAAACGTTATCCACATGATGATTTTGAAGTGATTGCTGAAAGGATAACGGAGCTTTGTGGTAAGCTTCCATTAGCTCTACGTGTGGTGGGTTCATCTTTGCGAGGGAAGAACGTAGAAGAGTGGGAAGAAGTAATGCAGAGGCTAGAGACTGTTCTTGATCGAGATATCGAGGACGTCCTAAGAGTCGGCTATGAAAGCTTAGACGAGAATGATCAATCTCTATTTCTCCACATTGCAGTCTTCTTCAACTATAAAGATGGTGATCTCGTGAAAGCCATCTCCGCTGATTGTGATCATTTGGAGGTTAAACGTGGGTTGCAGATTCTAGCCAATAGATCTCTCATAGATCTATCTACAAACGGGAAAAGAATAGTGGTGCACAATTTACTACAGCAAATGGCTAGACAAGCCATTCATAAACAAGAGCCTGGGAAACGCCAAGTACTGGTGAACGCTGATGAGATTTGTGGTGTCCTCGAAAATGAAACAGTAATTAA GGTACTGGAGTTGTGTCCGGCATATCATTTGATATTTCAAGAATCAATGAAGTGTCGATAG